From the Plectropomus leopardus isolate mb chromosome 20, YSFRI_Pleo_2.0, whole genome shotgun sequence genome, the window CCATGTTTATTTCCAACTCACCTGACACAAGTCCTGATGTGAAGTGATCTGGCAAAAGTATGCCTCTTCATGCATATGGCTTTGCCTTTTGACAGAAGACCAACAGGGGCCATATCATCCACATGTTTAAAAAGCTTGACTAATCTACAATAATCCACCGAGCAGCTGATGTTCAGTGTGTTGTTGTAGATTAGATTCACTTGGACCTTTTTTGGCTACTGAACTGCATTATTTCAGTGTACACATGTTCACACAATGTCATCGCGGGAAGTCTTGCAGCTTTTATAGAAACTCTGGTAAAATAAAGGCACTGAATGGGTTAATTAGTGTACAAGCTCCTGCGCAGCACACACTGCTGTCTTTATTTCAGATCCTAAGTCAGCAGAAAGCTGGAGGAAGTCGGGATGAGCGATGTTTCATTGCTGAAAGACACATCTCTTTTTTGCATAGCCCATTGACGcctctttttctgtcagtgACTGTGGTTAAACTGTCAGGCATCAGGCAAATAGAGACTCACTGTTCTCTGCAAGTTAATTGTGGTTTTTTAATCTACTTGACCCATCATCACGGGATGAGCCTGCGGTAAAAGGTGGGGCTGGATCATCATTTCCATGTGTGTTCTCTTCATCTGGTATGTTTCTGAGTGTGgtttatacatttttgcttTACAACAGACTAGAACTATCCCATGATAAATTATAGGATGTGGGAATTGTGATTTGGTTGTATGCAGTTTCACCAGGAGTGCCTTAACTTATATCACACTTAAATTTCCAAAATGTGCTCACACTGTTCAACTGgaagaaacagaaaaggcacaaaggATATTTAAGAAGACAGCAGCTCACAAACTGTgcttaaaatattcttttaaatccGCACAGACTCATCATGTCAAGCTCCTCTGAGACCCTGCAGTTTCGTTTCCCCACCCATGGTGACTCCATCCTCAGCAAAATCAACACTCTGCGAGAGGAGCACCgcttctgtgacatcacactCCTCCTCGATGGTCCACGAGGCACCACCGCCCAACCTCAGCACTTCCACGGTCACAGAGCGGTGCTTGCAGCGTCCTCAGACTTCTTACGTGACCAGTTCTTGCTCTACGAAGGCCGAGCCGAGCTGAGCATTGGTGTCATTTCCAGTGTTGAGGTTGGCCAGAGACTTCTCCTGTCCTGCTACACCGGAATCTTAGAGGTGCAATGTAATCTACTACTttttgaaactaaaaaaaaagttcaaaaagcAGAATATTCTACTCATATACCATATTACAATAAGTTTCCTCTTGAACTTTGCAATTCACATCACTGCAAAACAGAGTGTAACAGTACCACAACAGACAGAAATAAGGAACAAACATACTGTTACAACAACGAAAGAGTGTGTGAAAGCAAAACTGACTGAGATGGCTTTACTCACaggttttacttttgtttttgcatgtgagTTTAAAGTGTGCAAGTAAAAGTTTTGCTTGAATCTTAGTTGTTTTCCCTTTGATATAATTTCCTTGGTGTCCTGCAGGTCCCTCTGAGAGAACTTGTGAGCTACTTGACTGCTGCCAGTGCACTACAGATGACCCAGGTGGTAGAGAAGTGCACACAGGCCCTCTCCCAGTACCTCAGTCCCACACTGGCTTTCTTAAAACTTGAGGGACACTTGGAGGAGAAGGAAATCCAGCAGCCTGGTAGCGGTTGGCTTGGTACCAACTTCCACAATCAGGAGGAAAGGGATGCAGCCCAGCCCAGCACTAGCATCCAGGACGGAGGAGCGGCTGCGATCCAGTCGAGGGTCAGCCAAGGAGCCAAGGTGAATGGTCAAGGTGGGGGGAGGGTGGTTATTGCTAAAATAGAGTTAACTGAAGATGCAGCATGTTGTCTCGATACTCCGGAgtcagaggaaggaggagagattAGGCCTGTTCACAAAAACAAGCCATCCTGTCAGGTTAATCACATTACACGTGCCATAACATGTAAACTTCACCCTCCTGCAGCCGTTCATGATCATCTATCATCATCAACCACAAGAAGCTTTACTCAACAGGAAGACTTTGTGCACAGCTCCCAGATTAAAGATGAAGAAGCAGGGGAAGAGCAAAAAGATGAGGAAGAGATGCTTATGCTGGAGCTACAAGATTATGAAAAACTGATAGCCTCAAATCTATTTGGCCAATCTATTTCAAGTCATTGCTCAGGAGATGATTCAGAACATTCAGACAGCGTATTAGTCCAGAGGCCGTACCTGTGCAGGAGGTGTGACCGAGTCTTCCAGCACCTGGAGAGCTATGTGGGACACCTGAAGGAGCACAGACAGTACTTGTGTTTGGTCTGTGGGAAAGGCTTTTCCCAGAGGAGTAATCTGATCCACCACATACGTATCCACACTGGAGTCAAGCCTTTTCGATGCCCGCTGTGCCACAAGACATTTTCCCAGAGGGCTACGCTGCAAGACCACCTCAATCTGCACACAGGGGATAAGGCCCATAATTGTAAATACTGTGCTGTGCACTTTGCACATAAACCAGGCCTCAGGCGCCATCTAAAGGACATTCATGGTAAGAGCCTGTAAAATGTGTGAGGAGGGTGTGCACTGACAGCAAATAAGCACTATGAGTTGTTAAAGGAGGCATCTTAATagttttttgtttccattttattttgagaACATGTCAAACATAATTGCAGGAAGAATATTAAGCTATATAGTACAGATTGCCTTGACTTTGAGGCTAATGTCTAATCTATTTACTTTCATATGTacttatttttgttgattttttgaaatgtattttttagttactttctttgcctttattttttatttttatagattaaATTATAGATtccatttacttgttttttttaatttcaaatggttgtttgttttttcaatttatctgtttaaaaatgaatttaaaaatgtattaatttaaatgtttattaaaagtcatctggcaaaaaaatgtgtaaaacccCAGCATGTTGTACTGTGTTGcaatgatacttttttttattttagcaaaatgtTAGAGTACAGATTTTCTCATTCTCTTTGGTGTCTCCCATCACAGTGATTGGTAATCAATGAGTTAATACATTTACACTGCACCATCTGTGTAATGGGGAAAAGTAACGGTCCTTTTGTGCCCCCTGCAGCATTTTCCTGATTTCTGCAGGTAATATACTGAATTAAATCTTGCAGCATgcaatgtaaacattttgttatgATATATCATCTGCTATAGTGAATGCAGTCTCATATAGGATTGAGTTGGGCGTTGTGACCAACACCTTTTGAGAGTGCTACTTTATTTTATAGTGTGTACAACTAAGTGTCTGCCTCTGTAGCTGTAAGAAAACCTtgacaaaaaattgttttagaaACCTATATCTTGTTTTGTTAACTGATTTTTTCAGTAGACTGAATTCTGCACACTGCCTGTATTGAAATGAGGCTGAGGTTCACAGACAGCCTCTGCTTCACCATTTGACCCGACTGAAATTTTGTGCAGCTCGCTGAGCATTACGTTATAAGTGAGTGGGTTTTCCCGCATGGCTAAGAGGGTTTCCATGCTCTCTCGCTCCATTCTCTCCCTTCGCatctctccctttctcctccAGCCCAGAAATGTAATCTTCACTCATCTCAGTGAATGGA encodes:
- the LOC121959858 gene encoding zinc finger and BTB domain-containing protein 26-like isoform X2, with amino-acid sequence MSSSSETLQFRFPTHGDSILSKINTLREEHRFCDITLLLDGPRGTTAQPQHFHGHRAVLAASSDFLRDQFLLYEGRAELSIGVISSVEVGQRLLLSCYTGILEVPLRELVSYLTAASALQMTQVVEKCTQALSQYLSPTLAFLKLEGHLEEKEIQQPGSGWLGTNFHNQEERDAAQPSTSIQDGGAAAIQSRVSQGAKPFMIIYHHQPQEALLNRKTLCTAPRLKMKKQGKSKKMRKRCLCWSYKIMKN
- the LOC121959858 gene encoding zinc finger and BTB domain-containing protein 26-like isoform X1 produces the protein MSSSSETLQFRFPTHGDSILSKINTLREEHRFCDITLLLDGPRGTTAQPQHFHGHRAVLAASSDFLRDQFLLYEGRAELSIGVISSVEVGQRLLLSCYTGILEVPLRELVSYLTAASALQMTQVVEKCTQALSQYLSPTLAFLKLEGHLEEKEIQQPGSGWLGTNFHNQEERDAAQPSTSIQDGGAAAIQSRVSQGAKVNGQGGGRVVIAKIELTEDAACCLDTPESEEGGEIRPVHKNKPSCQVNHITRAITCKLHPPAAVHDHLSSSTTRSFTQQEDFVHSSQIKDEEAGEEQKDEEEMLMLELQDYEKLIASNLFGQSISSHCSGDDSEHSDSVLVQRPYLCRRCDRVFQHLESYVGHLKEHRQYLCLVCGKGFSQRSNLIHHIRIHTGVKPFRCPLCHKTFSQRATLQDHLNLHTGDKAHNCKYCAVHFAHKPGLRRHLKDIHGKSL